One region of Sandaracinaceae bacterium genomic DNA includes:
- a CDS encoding acyl-CoA dehydrogenase family protein, whose protein sequence is MSNAPYGFNDDCALFRESARKFLASHAGLDVLRRAAAQDPDPARMPTAYPSEEGWQQAQELGWIAAAIPEAAGGLQLPRGALVALAEQLGKHAFPSAAESTLGVAFLARRAAEGTAQAALFEQLLAGARATLAVCNADGDWQHTPSVVGASSPGGGLTLTGSAHFVQDAGRAELFVVRVAGPAGSLLAVVPRGSAGLSVQRDGIVDLTREQGTLHFEAVLVPTDAVLPGGDALLAESLPDTWLLLAADMVGASEWLLQTTVEYAKVRTQFDRAIGGYQAVKHPLVNAMMAIDRAKSLVYAAAHALDEGAPDALLLAHMAKAQAAEAAAFTSNRAVQLHGGIGFTWESDVHFFFKRNKHSELLFGDAGYHQAKVADLVIGA, encoded by the coding sequence ATGAGCAACGCCCCCTACGGTTTCAACGACGACTGCGCGCTCTTCCGCGAGAGCGCCCGCAAGTTCCTGGCCTCGCACGCGGGGCTGGACGTGCTGCGGCGCGCTGCCGCCCAAGACCCGGACCCCGCGCGCATGCCCACGGCCTACCCGAGCGAAGAGGGCTGGCAGCAGGCCCAGGAGCTCGGCTGGATCGCGGCCGCCATCCCCGAAGCCGCCGGCGGGCTGCAGCTGCCGCGCGGCGCGCTGGTGGCGCTGGCCGAGCAGCTGGGCAAGCACGCCTTCCCGAGCGCCGCGGAGAGCACGCTGGGCGTCGCGTTCCTGGCGCGGCGGGCGGCCGAGGGCACCGCGCAGGCAGCCCTGTTCGAGCAGCTGCTGGCTGGCGCGCGCGCGACCCTCGCGGTGTGCAACGCCGACGGCGACTGGCAGCACACGCCCAGCGTGGTGGGAGCGAGCAGCCCCGGCGGCGGACTCACCCTCACGGGCAGCGCGCACTTCGTGCAGGACGCTGGCCGCGCCGAGCTGTTCGTGGTGCGCGTGGCCGGCCCCGCAGGGTCACTGCTGGCCGTGGTGCCGCGTGGCAGCGCCGGCCTCAGCGTGCAGCGCGACGGCATCGTGGACCTCACGCGCGAGCAGGGCACGCTGCACTTCGAGGCGGTGCTCGTGCCGACCGACGCCGTGCTCCCGGGTGGCGACGCGCTGCTAGCCGAGAGCCTGCCGGACACGTGGCTGCTGCTGGCCGCCGACATGGTGGGGGCCAGCGAGTGGCTGCTGCAGACCACGGTGGAGTACGCCAAGGTGCGCACGCAGTTCGACCGCGCCATCGGCGGCTATCAAGCGGTGAAGCACCCGCTGGTGAACGCCATGATGGCCATCGACCGGGCCAAGTCGCTGGTGTACGCGGCGGCCCACGCGCTCGACGAGGGCGCGCCCGACGCGCTGCTGCTGGCCCACATGGCCAAGGCGCAGGCGGCCGAAGCAGCGGCGTTCACCAGCAACCGCGCGGTGCAGCTGCACGGCGGCATCGGCTTCACCTGGGAGTCCGACGTGCACTTCTTCTTCAAGCGCAACAAGCACAGCGAGCTGCTCTTCGGCGACGCGGGCTACCACCAGGCCAAGGTGGCGGACCTCGTCATCGGGGCGTGA